From one Nothobranchius furzeri strain GRZ-AD chromosome 2, NfurGRZ-RIMD1, whole genome shotgun sequence genomic stretch:
- the rsph9 gene encoding radial spoke head protein 9 homolog isoform X1, with amino-acid sequence MDADLLTYSLNFVTGQGGAYSTEKIIALKTSFEILKQKYKFQRVLLWGKIMAMKNIYYIAQGRGQDELADRKYLYSFDCMNWFLLPSITDSMIQQVAANARGPFRGEPSFVYPARTRHGDEDKGAGLVATEEMRLAVTVKQIDEEVSVVPRGAFIKTGDLVQLNRSFGGLSKAEGKSLDNYMHFREPKSIKKEGVQKRGDWCPSFDFLDVLSDDVPKGSWSLQWESDDKVYILSSLLWLGLAFYHVPTTPHHGYIYFGDGQKNVHLAHMI; translated from the exons ATGGATGCTGACTTATTAACCTACTCCCTGAACTTCGTAACCGGTCAAGGGGGGGCGTACAGCACCGAAAAAATCATCGCTCTGAAGACGTCCTTCGAGATTCTGAAGCAAAAGTACAAGTTCCAACGAGTTCTGCTCTGGGGCAAAATAATGGCGATGAAAAACATCTACTACATCGCCCAAGGGAGAGGACAAGACGAGCTGGCAGACAGGAAGTACCTGTACAG CTTTGACTGCATGAACTGGTTCCTCCTCCCCTCCATCACGGACTCCATGATCCAGCAGGTAGCTGCAAATGCAAGGGGTCCTTTCAGAGGGGAGCCGTCTTTTGTGTACCCAGCAAGGACCCGCCACGGTGATGAAGATAAAGGTGCAGGG TTGGTGGCGACTGAGGAGATGAGGCTGGCTGTGACGGTTAAGCAGATCGATGAAGAAGTGTCTGTGGTGCCTCGAGGAGCCTTCATCAAGACTGGTGATCTTGTTCAGCTCAATCGCAGCTTTGGCG GTCTTTCTAAAGCAGAGGGAAAGTCGCTTGACAATTACATGCACTTCAGAGAACCAAAGAGCATAAAGAAGGAAGGCGTCCAGAAGAGGGGAGATTGGTGCCCATCGTTTGACTTCCTGGATGTTCTTAGTGATGACGTCCCAAAAG GATCATGGTCTCTTCAATGGGAAAGTGACGATAAAGTGTACATCCTCAGCAGCCTCCTATGGCTTGGTTTGGCCTTCTACCACGTGCCGACGACCCCGCACCACGGATACATCTACTTCGGCGACGGGCAAAAAAATGTACACCTTGCTCATATGATTTAG
- the rsph9 gene encoding radial spoke head protein 9 homolog isoform X2, translated as MQDTAVYRAKCIRDNNWTIYQILQEFPRLMSKGMDFLILHGDASSKLFETWLPIYAEKILYLSRREGKLISSLDGLTQDAIGELSLRQLPSLLPPTAYKLGRGHSAIMVRHTTEECNLAFIHHKPPGTNMVEYLHEAKATRPFPYVLTLGNETQHVSQAFVIIAGQAVEHDTLLQAVDACFKAFFILDSEYPRHCEHVWKFLQTTVYEIPGGEWKLVKFLQSRIRASKRSK; from the exons ATGCAAGACACTGCAGTCTACAGGGCCAAGTGCATTAGGGACAACAATTGGACCATCTACCAGATCCTCCAAGAATTCCCTCGcctaatgagcaaaggcatg GACTTTCTTATCCTGCATGGGGATGCTTCATCAAAGTTGTTTGAAACTTGGCTACCCATTTATGCGGAGAAAATCCTGTACTTGTCAAGACGGGAGGGAAAGCTGATCTCGTCCCTGGATGGGTTAACACAAG ATGCCATTGGTGAACTCAGCCTGAGGCAGTTGCCATCCTTGCTCCCTCCAACTGCTTACAAACTCGGCCGTGGCCACAGTGCTATAATGGTTCGCCACACCACTGAAGAATGTAACTTGGCCTTCATCCACCATAAACCT CCTGGAACCAACATGGTGGAATACCTCCACGAGGCCAAGGCCACAAGACCATTCCCCTATGTGCTGACGTTGGGAAATGAAACACAGCATGTGTCTCAGGCCTTTGTCATCATTGCTGGCCAGGCTGTGGAACATGACACACTGCTTCAGGCCGTCGATGCCTGCTTCaaggcattctttattttagacaGTGAATACCCGAGGCATTGTGAACACGTCTGGAAATTCCTGCAAACCACCGTCTATGAAATCCCAGGAGGGGAATGGAAACTAGTAAAGTTTCTGCAGAGTAGAATACGTGCTAGCAAAAGAAGCAAATAG
- the mrps18a gene encoding large ribosomal subunit protein mL66 — translation MAARGVLRSVWASFTGLKLGAGVTNTNSFMKVNVPQLSALTIPSRGVRQVVEKREGNTTSIEGQIIDLPAAPQPPNPTAKCPIYRWNLQHKYTYTDVLLLSQFIRSDGGMLPKRITGLCPEEHRKIAICVQMAHRAGLLPDHKPKLPEGHVPKRPTLNRYLTRWSIDSVKPIYKRGLKWRKNLMDVGHPALKNNVRYGIKPLSFKH, via the exons ATGGCTGCCCGCGGTGTGCTGAGGTCTGTTTGGGCCTCATTTACAGGCTTAAAACTAGGTGCTGGGGTCACAAACACTAATTCGTTTATGAAGGTTAATGTTCCCCAGCTTTCCGCTTTAACCATCCCGAGCAGAGGAGTTCGTCAAG TTGTGGAGAAAAGAGAAGGCAACACCACATCT ATCGAGGGACAAATCATAGACTTACCAGCTGCACCTCAACCTCCAAATCCCACAGCAAAGTGTCCCATCTACAGATGGAACCTGCAGCACAAGTACACCTACACT GATGTGTTGCTGCTTAGTCAGTTCATCAGGTCAGATGGGGGAATGCTGCCTAAGAGAATCACTGGTCTTTGTCCGGAGGAGCATCGCAAGATAGCCATATGTGTGCAGATGGCTCACAGAGCAG gtctgcttcctgatcacaaacCCAAACTTCCAGAGGGTCATGTCCCCAAGAGGCCCACGCTGAACAG GTACTTGACTCGCTGGTCCATCGACTCGGTGAAACCCATCTATAAACGTGGACTGAAGTGGCGTAAGAACCTCATGGATGTGGGTCACCCAGCACTTAAGAACAACGTGCGTTATGGTATAAAGCCACTAAGCTTCAAGCACTGA